One genomic segment of Dehalococcoidia bacterium includes these proteins:
- a CDS encoding PIG-L family deacetylase: MTEDLEKIAMVVTAHPDDAEWGCSGSVAKWTRLGWEVIYVLITDGSKGTEDRSISSKQLSEIREKEQRDAGEILGLKAVEFLGYPDGYLEPTLDVRKDISREIRRYKPSILITTNPNRDLQSSGYIGHPDHFAAGEAALSAVFPSARDHLTFPDLLEEGFEPHKVKQVWINMFNMGNNANPNYFFNPLEKVDVDKATEALLAHTSQIPDPEQARKFHQQRRVEVGKICNSDYAEAFAKFELG, from the coding sequence TTGACTGAAGATCTTGAAAAAATAGCAATGGTCGTCACTGCGCATCCAGATGACGCAGAATGGGGATGTTCAGGCTCTGTAGCTAAATGGACAAGACTAGGCTGGGAAGTAATTTATGTCCTAATTACTGACGGTTCGAAAGGTACTGAAGATAGATCTATTTCAAGCAAACAACTTTCTGAAATTAGAGAAAAAGAACAAAGGGATGCAGGTGAGATATTAGGCTTAAAAGCTGTAGAATTTCTGGGATATCCTGATGGATATTTAGAACCCACTCTAGATGTAAGAAAAGATATTTCAAGAGAAATTAGAAGATATAAACCATCAATTTTGATTACAACTAATCCTAATAGAGATTTACAGTCTTCGGGTTACATAGGACATCCTGATCATTTTGCTGCAGGAGAAGCAGCTTTATCAGCAGTTTTTCCTAGCGCAAGGGATCATCTAACCTTTCCAGATTTACTTGAAGAAGGATTTGAACCTCATAAAGTCAAGCAAGTCTGGATAAATATGTTCAATATGGGTAACAATGCTAATCCAAATTATTTTTTTAATCCTCTTGAAAAAGTAGATGTAGATAAAGCCACAGAAGCTCTTTTAGCCCACACAAGTCAAATCCCTGACCCTGAACAAGCTAGAAAATTTCATCAGCAAAGAAGAGTTGAAGTTGGTAAAATCTGTAATAGTGATTATGCAGAAGCATTTGCTAAATTTGAATTAGGTTAA